A window of Streptomyces armeniacus contains these coding sequences:
- a CDS encoding polysaccharide deacetylase family protein — MYHSVSDGLHDPYRIAVSPHRLRRQLRWLRARGLRGVGVGELLRARAAGRGAGLVGLTFDDGYQDFLDEAVPLLLEHGCTATVFVLPGRLGGTNAWDPLGPRRPLLSEPAIRAAAGAGMEIGSHGLLHRDLITAGDAALREETARSRALLTAVTGGPVAGFCYPYGAVDARAARAVREAGYGYACAIDPGPLTGTYALPRVHIGEQDTGWRLLLKRHLHPLRRRALTARESMGAGR, encoded by the coding sequence ATGTACCACTCCGTGTCCGACGGCCTCCACGACCCGTACCGCATCGCCGTCTCCCCGCACCGGCTGCGCCGCCAGCTGCGCTGGCTGCGCGCCCGCGGGCTGCGCGGAGTCGGCGTCGGCGAGCTGCTGCGGGCGCGCGCCGCCGGGCGCGGGGCCGGGCTCGTCGGGCTGACCTTCGACGACGGCTACCAGGACTTCCTGGACGAGGCCGTGCCGCTGCTCCTCGAACACGGCTGCACCGCCACCGTGTTCGTGCTGCCCGGCCGGCTCGGCGGCACCAACGCCTGGGACCCGCTCGGCCCGCGCCGCCCCCTGCTCTCCGAGCCCGCGATCCGGGCGGCGGCGGGCGCCGGAATGGAGATCGGCTCGCACGGCCTGCTGCACCGCGACCTGATCACCGCCGGCGACGCCGCCCTCCGCGAGGAGACCGCGCGCAGCCGCGCCCTGCTGACGGCGGTCACGGGCGGCCCGGTGGCGGGTTTCTGCTATCCGTACGGAGCCGTCGACGCGCGTGCGGCACGCGCCGTACGGGAGGCGGGCTACGGCTATGCCTGCGCCATCGACCCCGGCCCGCTCACCGGCACGTACGCCCTGCCGCGCGTGCACATCGGCGAACAGGACACCGGCTGGCGGCTGCTGCTCAAACGGCACCTGCACCCGTTGCGCCGCCGGGCGCTCACCGCCCGCGAGTCCATGGGGGCGGGCCGATGA
- a CDS encoding glycosyltransferase, which produces MRALQIITGLGVGGAEQQLRLLLRHLPADCDVVTLTNPGPVADGIRADGTRVVDLGMRGNRDLTVLPRLAGLIRTGGYDLVHTHLYRACVYGRTAARLAGVRAVATEHSLGDVQIEGRPLSRRNRALYLATERFGSATVAVSATVAARLRGWGVPDHRIHLVPNGIDARRFRFDPVARAAVRARLGVPPDAVVIGGVGRLVSGKRFGTLLRACPQLPYVRLLLVGDGPERASLQRLAAHLGLTDRLLLPGECGGADGAPAGDGQGPLRLPELLSAMDLFVSPSAQEAFGLSVLEALAAGLPVLYAACPAVEEVPPGEAPGARRVGPGTDELADALLDQLAAGLRRLPVPRVVERYDIAHSADGLMSVYERAAARPQRRAVRAVRAVRAVRAVRSERAVRDGLSEPPPESERADRVARTTDTAER; this is translated from the coding sequence ATGAGGGCGCTCCAGATCATCACGGGGCTCGGCGTCGGCGGCGCCGAACAGCAGCTCCGGCTGCTGCTCCGGCACCTCCCCGCGGACTGCGACGTCGTCACGCTCACCAACCCCGGACCGGTCGCGGACGGCATCCGTGCGGACGGCACCCGCGTCGTCGACCTCGGCATGCGCGGAAACCGCGACCTCACGGTGCTGCCCCGGCTCGCCGGCCTGATCCGTACGGGCGGCTACGACCTGGTGCACACCCACCTCTACCGCGCCTGCGTGTACGGCCGCACTGCCGCCCGGCTCGCCGGCGTACGGGCGGTCGCCACCGAACACTCCCTCGGGGACGTGCAGATCGAGGGCCGGCCGCTCAGCCGGCGCAACCGCGCGCTGTATCTCGCCACCGAGCGGTTCGGCAGCGCGACGGTCGCCGTGTCCGCCACCGTGGCCGCACGGCTGCGCGGCTGGGGCGTACCGGACCACCGTATCCACCTCGTGCCCAACGGCATCGACGCGCGCCGCTTCCGCTTCGACCCGGTGGCGCGCGCCGCCGTACGCGCCCGTCTCGGCGTGCCGCCGGACGCCGTCGTCATCGGCGGCGTCGGGCGGCTGGTCTCCGGCAAACGGTTCGGCACGCTGCTCCGCGCCTGCCCGCAACTCCCGTACGTCCGGCTGCTCCTCGTCGGCGACGGCCCCGAACGCGCCTCCCTGCAGCGCCTCGCCGCACACCTGGGCCTCACCGACCGGCTGCTGCTGCCGGGTGAGTGCGGGGGAGCGGACGGCGCGCCGGCCGGGGACGGTCAGGGGCCGCTCCGGCTGCCCGAACTGCTGTCGGCCATGGACCTGTTCGTGTCCCCGTCCGCCCAGGAGGCGTTCGGGCTGTCCGTCCTGGAGGCGCTCGCGGCCGGACTGCCCGTGCTGTACGCGGCGTGCCCCGCCGTCGAGGAGGTGCCGCCCGGGGAGGCACCGGGCGCACGGCGCGTGGGGCCCGGCACGGACGAGCTCGCGGACGCGCTCCTCGACCAGCTCGCCGCGGGCCTCCGGAGGTTGCCGGTGCCGCGTGTGGTGGAGCGCTACGACATCGCGCACAGCGCGGACGGCCTGATGTCCGTCTACGAGCGCGCCGCGGCCCGCCCGCAGCGGCGCGCCGTACGGGCTGTGCGTGCCGTACGTGCGGTGCGCGCCGTACGGAGCGAGCGCGCCGTACGCGACGGCCTGTCCGAGCCCCCGCCCGAATCCGAACGTGCCGACAGAGTGGCGCGGACGACCGACACAGCCGAGAGGTGA